From the Ictalurus furcatus strain D&B chromosome 19, Billie_1.0, whole genome shotgun sequence genome, one window contains:
- the lrtm2a gene encoding leucine-rich repeat and transmembrane domain-containing protein 2 isoform X1: MIINSLPQNDTLPATVALPLHRSSISGLTLSSGNRRTQTKPIRTKGECLHTDSNLSLGSYLGPRSSAHCVLYLLVLHLHLCSSCPSICMCSSTEADCGGHDMITLPALSLLPSTIQTLLLPNNHLTSLSASAFANLSSLVRLDLSNNYLDNLPAHVFAELANLTDLSLRNNSLTALDRDLLQGLGSLQRLDVSLNGLRAVPLGLLEHQHGLTWLSLAGNRLQALDRAAFEPLANLQHLELGSNPWECDCNLRDFKNWMEWLIYRGGYVDAVECTLPKDLRGRDIRSVPVEMFNYCLQSDNENGGGTGGTKGGSMPCARATTAPLPESTVVQSEPEPVDCAKQRYRPISVRRAIGTVVIAGVVCGIVCIMMVAAAAYGCIYASLMAKYQRELKKRQPLMGDAEAEADPEEKQISSVA, translated from the exons gaaaccggagaacccagacgAAACCCATACGGACAAAGGGAGAATGTctgcacacagacagtaacctgagcttagGATCCTACCTGGGACCCCggagct CAGCGCACTGTGTGCTCTACCTTCTGGTTCTGCACCTTCATTTGTGCTCCAGTTGCCCATCCATTTGTATGTGCAGTTCCACTGAGGCAGACTGTGGTGGGCATGACATGATTACATTGCCTGCCCTATCCCTGCTACCTTCAACTATTCAGACCCTCCTCCTGCCCAACAACCACCTCACATCCTTGTCTGCTTCAGCATTTGCCAACCTCAGCTCACTGGTGAGACTTGACCTATCCAACAACTACCTGGACAATCTGCCAGCCCACGTGTTTGCTGAGCTGGCCAACCTGACTGACCTTAGTTTGAGGAACAACAGCCTAACAGCACTGGACCGTGACCTCCTGCAGGGCCTGGGGAGTCTTCAGCGGTTGGATGTGTCACTGAATGGCCTACGTGCTGTACCTCTTGGTCTGTTAGAACATCAGCATGGCCTCACCTGGCTCTCTCTGGCAGGGAACAGACTCCAGGCACTGGATAGGGCTGCCTTTGAACCACTTGCGAACCTGCAGCACCTTGAGCTTGGCTCCAACCCATGGGAATGTGACTGCAATTTGCGTGACTTCAAGAACTGGATGGAGTGGCTCATCTACCGAG gtgGCTACGTGGATGCTGTGGAGTGTACCCTCCCCAAAGATCTCAGAGGCCGTGACATCCGGAGTGTTCCTGTAGAGATGTTCAACTACTGCCTCCAATCGGATAACGAGAATGGGGGTGGGACTGGAGGAACAAAAGGTGGCTCTATGCCGTGTGCACGTGCAACCACTGCTCCATTGCCTGAGAGCACTGTGGTACAGAGTGAGCCAGAGCCGGTGGATTGTGCTAAGCAGCGTTACCGGCCTATAAGTGTCCGTCGTGCCATTGGCACTGTGGTGATTGCTGGTGTTGTATGTGGCATTGTGTGCATCATGATGGTTGCTGCAGCTGCTTATGGATGCATCTATGCTTCTCTTATGGCCAAGTACCAGCGTGAGCTGAAGAAAAGGCAACCCCTGATGGGGGATGCTGAGGCTGAAGCTGACCCTGAGGAGAAACAGATTTCATCAGTCGCATAG
- the lrtm2a gene encoding leucine-rich repeat and transmembrane domain-containing protein 2 isoform X3 encodes MWLIAGTAIRHCRGTNQNSVSHCVLYLLVLHLHLCSSCPSICMCSSTEADCGGHDMITLPALSLLPSTIQTLLLPNNHLTSLSASAFANLSSLVRLDLSNNYLDNLPAHVFAELANLTDLSLRNNSLTALDRDLLQGLGSLQRLDVSLNGLRAVPLGLLEHQHGLTWLSLAGNRLQALDRAAFEPLANLQHLELGSNPWECDCNLRDFKNWMEWLIYRGGYVDAVECTLPKDLRGRDIRSVPVEMFNYCLQSDNENGGGTGGTKGGSMPCARATTAPLPESTVVQSEPEPVDCAKQRYRPISVRRAIGTVVIAGVVCGIVCIMMVAAAAYGCIYASLMAKYQRELKKRQPLMGDAEAEADPEEKQISSVA; translated from the exons CGCACTGTGTGCTCTACCTTCTGGTTCTGCACCTTCATTTGTGCTCCAGTTGCCCATCCATTTGTATGTGCAGTTCCACTGAGGCAGACTGTGGTGGGCATGACATGATTACATTGCCTGCCCTATCCCTGCTACCTTCAACTATTCAGACCCTCCTCCTGCCCAACAACCACCTCACATCCTTGTCTGCTTCAGCATTTGCCAACCTCAGCTCACTGGTGAGACTTGACCTATCCAACAACTACCTGGACAATCTGCCAGCCCACGTGTTTGCTGAGCTGGCCAACCTGACTGACCTTAGTTTGAGGAACAACAGCCTAACAGCACTGGACCGTGACCTCCTGCAGGGCCTGGGGAGTCTTCAGCGGTTGGATGTGTCACTGAATGGCCTACGTGCTGTACCTCTTGGTCTGTTAGAACATCAGCATGGCCTCACCTGGCTCTCTCTGGCAGGGAACAGACTCCAGGCACTGGATAGGGCTGCCTTTGAACCACTTGCGAACCTGCAGCACCTTGAGCTTGGCTCCAACCCATGGGAATGTGACTGCAATTTGCGTGACTTCAAGAACTGGATGGAGTGGCTCATCTACCGAG gtgGCTACGTGGATGCTGTGGAGTGTACCCTCCCCAAAGATCTCAGAGGCCGTGACATCCGGAGTGTTCCTGTAGAGATGTTCAACTACTGCCTCCAATCGGATAACGAGAATGGGGGTGGGACTGGAGGAACAAAAGGTGGCTCTATGCCGTGTGCACGTGCAACCACTGCTCCATTGCCTGAGAGCACTGTGGTACAGAGTGAGCCAGAGCCGGTGGATTGTGCTAAGCAGCGTTACCGGCCTATAAGTGTCCGTCGTGCCATTGGCACTGTGGTGATTGCTGGTGTTGTATGTGGCATTGTGTGCATCATGATGGTTGCTGCAGCTGCTTATGGATGCATCTATGCTTCTCTTATGGCCAAGTACCAGCGTGAGCTGAAGAAAAGGCAACCCCTGATGGGGGATGCTGAGGCTGAAGCTGACCCTGAGGAGAAACAGATTTCATCAGTCGCATAG
- the lrtm2a gene encoding leucine-rich repeat and transmembrane domain-containing protein 2 isoform X2, whose translation MWLIAGTAIRHCRGTNQNSVSAHCVLYLLVLHLHLCSSCPSICMCSSTEADCGGHDMITLPALSLLPSTIQTLLLPNNHLTSLSASAFANLSSLVRLDLSNNYLDNLPAHVFAELANLTDLSLRNNSLTALDRDLLQGLGSLQRLDVSLNGLRAVPLGLLEHQHGLTWLSLAGNRLQALDRAAFEPLANLQHLELGSNPWECDCNLRDFKNWMEWLIYRGGYVDAVECTLPKDLRGRDIRSVPVEMFNYCLQSDNENGGGTGGTKGGSMPCARATTAPLPESTVVQSEPEPVDCAKQRYRPISVRRAIGTVVIAGVVCGIVCIMMVAAAAYGCIYASLMAKYQRELKKRQPLMGDAEAEADPEEKQISSVA comes from the exons CAGCGCACTGTGTGCTCTACCTTCTGGTTCTGCACCTTCATTTGTGCTCCAGTTGCCCATCCATTTGTATGTGCAGTTCCACTGAGGCAGACTGTGGTGGGCATGACATGATTACATTGCCTGCCCTATCCCTGCTACCTTCAACTATTCAGACCCTCCTCCTGCCCAACAACCACCTCACATCCTTGTCTGCTTCAGCATTTGCCAACCTCAGCTCACTGGTGAGACTTGACCTATCCAACAACTACCTGGACAATCTGCCAGCCCACGTGTTTGCTGAGCTGGCCAACCTGACTGACCTTAGTTTGAGGAACAACAGCCTAACAGCACTGGACCGTGACCTCCTGCAGGGCCTGGGGAGTCTTCAGCGGTTGGATGTGTCACTGAATGGCCTACGTGCTGTACCTCTTGGTCTGTTAGAACATCAGCATGGCCTCACCTGGCTCTCTCTGGCAGGGAACAGACTCCAGGCACTGGATAGGGCTGCCTTTGAACCACTTGCGAACCTGCAGCACCTTGAGCTTGGCTCCAACCCATGGGAATGTGACTGCAATTTGCGTGACTTCAAGAACTGGATGGAGTGGCTCATCTACCGAG gtgGCTACGTGGATGCTGTGGAGTGTACCCTCCCCAAAGATCTCAGAGGCCGTGACATCCGGAGTGTTCCTGTAGAGATGTTCAACTACTGCCTCCAATCGGATAACGAGAATGGGGGTGGGACTGGAGGAACAAAAGGTGGCTCTATGCCGTGTGCACGTGCAACCACTGCTCCATTGCCTGAGAGCACTGTGGTACAGAGTGAGCCAGAGCCGGTGGATTGTGCTAAGCAGCGTTACCGGCCTATAAGTGTCCGTCGTGCCATTGGCACTGTGGTGATTGCTGGTGTTGTATGTGGCATTGTGTGCATCATGATGGTTGCTGCAGCTGCTTATGGATGCATCTATGCTTCTCTTATGGCCAAGTACCAGCGTGAGCTGAAGAAAAGGCAACCCCTGATGGGGGATGCTGAGGCTGAAGCTGACCCTGAGGAGAAACAGATTTCATCAGTCGCATAG